From Patescibacteria group bacterium, a single genomic window includes:
- a CDS encoding DNA polymerase/3'-5' exonuclease PolX: protein MTNSEIATILRNVAAAYAIKNDAQYRFKIIAYQKAADAVENFATEIQDLIKDGKAIDLPGIGKSIQDHLEELIKTGHVKHFENLMKDIPKAVFPLLNIPSFGPKKAYKIVSYFNLNNPDTVIEDVEKLAREGKIAQIEGFGEKSQQDIIEAIEDYKMGASKTARMVLPYATELAEKVLSYLKKSPDVIEAQPLGSLRRKKETIGDIDIAVATRYPQKVIDYFVKYPYKERILEKGEATASILVSGGKHIDLMVQPPESFGSLLQHFTGSKQHNIHLREFAISKGLSLSEYGIKKKTNGEKLIKFANEKDFYNAIGLDWIPPEIREDQGEIEFASKHSLPKLVEVSDIKGDFHIHSSYPIEPSHDMGQNSMEEMIEKAKSLNYQYIGFSEHNPSISKHSQKEIYQILIKRNKYIEQIKVYNKNIRIFSLLETDILPNGDLAISDESLNLLDATLVSIHSGFSMSKLEMTKRVLKGLSHPKAKILSHPTGRLLNQRAGYDLEWDEVFAFCKEYNKALEINSWPLRLDLPDVLVKIGKEKGVKFVINTDSHSKDQMDLIRYGVYVARRGWLTKDDIINTQEYNNVELWFKQ from the coding sequence ATGACCAATTCCGAGATTGCTACCATTCTTAGAAATGTTGCTGCAGCTTATGCCATAAAAAACGATGCTCAATATCGTTTTAAGATAATAGCTTATCAAAAAGCTGCTGATGCGGTAGAAAATTTCGCAACAGAAATACAGGATCTTATAAAAGATGGTAAAGCGATTGATCTTCCAGGTATAGGTAAATCAATCCAAGATCATCTTGAAGAGTTAATCAAAACAGGCCATGTAAAGCATTTTGAAAATTTGATGAAGGATATCCCAAAAGCAGTATTTCCTCTTTTAAATATTCCTTCATTTGGTCCTAAAAAAGCCTATAAAATTGTTTCTTACTTCAATCTAAATAATCCTGATACAGTTATTGAAGATGTTGAAAAACTAGCAAGAGAAGGAAAGATTGCACAAATTGAAGGATTTGGAGAGAAGTCCCAACAAGATATTATTGAAGCTATTGAAGATTACAAAATGGGAGCAAGTAAAACTGCGAGAATGGTACTTCCCTATGCGACTGAGCTTGCAGAGAAAGTTTTATCTTATCTTAAGAAATCACCCGATGTTATCGAAGCGCAACCTCTAGGAAGCTTGAGAAGAAAAAAAGAGACTATTGGAGATATAGACATTGCTGTTGCTACACGTTACCCCCAAAAAGTGATAGATTACTTCGTCAAATATCCATATAAAGAACGCATTCTCGAAAAAGGAGAAGCAACTGCCTCTATTTTGGTATCAGGAGGAAAACATATTGATCTTATGGTTCAGCCTCCTGAAAGTTTTGGTTCTCTATTACAACATTTCACTGGTAGTAAGCAACATAATATTCATTTAAGAGAGTTTGCAATTAGTAAAGGCTTGTCTTTATCAGAGTATGGAATTAAGAAAAAAACTAATGGAGAAAAGCTTATAAAGTTTGCTAATGAAAAAGATTTTTATAACGCTATAGGTCTAGATTGGATACCCCCCGAAATTAGAGAAGATCAAGGAGAGATAGAATTTGCTAGCAAACACTCACTGCCAAAACTAGTAGAAGTTAGTGACATCAAAGGAGACTTTCATATTCACTCCAGCTATCCAATAGAACCTAGCCATGACATGGGACAGAATTCGATGGAAGAAATGATAGAAAAAGCAAAATCTCTTAATTATCAATACATTGGGTTTTCAGAACATAATCCAAGTATTTCAAAACATTCGCAAAAAGAAATTTATCAAATTCTTATAAAAAGAAATAAATATATTGAACAAATTAAAGTGTATAATAAAAATATTCGAATATTTTCATTGCTCGAAACTGATATTTTACCCAATGGAGATCTCGCAATTAGCGATGAATCTTTGAATCTACTTGATGCAACGCTTGTCTCGATCCATAGCGGATTTTCAATGAGTAAATTGGAAATGACCAAACGCGTATTAAAAGGTTTAAGTCATCCAAAAGCAAAAATTCTTTCTCATCCAACAGGAAGACTGCTTAATCAACGAGCAGGGTATGACTTGGAATGGGATGAAGTATTTGCATTTTGCAAAGAGTATAATAAAGCTCTAGAGATTAATAGTTGGCCGCTGCGTCTTGATTTGCCAGATGTCCTTGTAAAAATAGGTAAAGAGAAAGGTGTTAAATTTGTCATCAATACAGATAGTCATTCAAAAGATCAGATGGATTTGATCAGATATGGTGTATATGTTGCTCGTCGAGGATGGTTAACTAAAGATGACATTATAAATACACAAGAGTATAATAATGTAGAATTATGGTTCAAACAGTAA
- a CDS encoding LemA family protein, with protein MNIYLIIIGILGVILLYTWFIYNSLLASKLRIREALSHIDVQLKRRTDLIPNLVETVKGYAKHEKELLENITHARSSLMQAKTTHEKAEANNLLSDTLKSLFAVAENYPELKANENFGKLQDELTDTENKIAYSRQFYNSNVLEYNTKIGFFPNVIIAKIFNFQPEEFFTATKEEQKAVKVTF; from the coding sequence TTGAACATATACTTAATTATCATTGGTATTTTGGGAGTTATTCTACTTTATACATGGTTTATCTATAATAGCTTGCTGGCTTCAAAATTGCGCATCAGAGAAGCTTTATCACATATTGATGTACAACTTAAAAGGAGAACTGATCTTATTCCAAATCTTGTAGAAACAGTCAAAGGATATGCCAAACATGAAAAAGAGCTTCTTGAAAATATTACACATGCAAGATCAAGCCTGATGCAAGCAAAAACAACACACGAAAAGGCTGAGGCAAATAACCTACTCTCAGATACCTTAAAGTCACTCTTTGCAGTTGCAGAGAATTATCCTGAACTAAAAGCAAACGAAAATTTTGGGAAATTACAAGACGAGTTAACAGATACCGAAAATAAAATAGCTTATTCCAGGCAATTTTATAATTCCAATGTGCTTGAATACAATACAAAAATAGGTTTTTTCCCAAACGTAATAATCGCAAAAATATTTAATTTTCAACCCGAAGAATTCTTTACTGCCACAAAAGAAGAACAAAAGGCTGTGAAAGTGACATTTTAA
- the htpX gene encoding protease HtpX — MNIYSVISSNVRKTWIIMILFILFISTLGFIYGKAFANAGFFYAGVAFCLALLSSILSYYFSDQAILRVTQAKRIQFSDNPQLFRIVENLSIGLGIPMPKIYIIEDTSPNAFATGRDPQHATIGVTSGLLQLLNKVELEGVIAHELSHIKNYDIRLMTVVAVLVGFVALLADIFTRHIWNSGEKSHRGGSALFVLIGIIFALISPLIATLFQLAISRKREFLADASGALLTRYPDGLANALEKIASNKRPLKYATNATAHLFIVNPFRDKEISHWFSSLFNTHPPIEERIKILREM; from the coding sequence ATGAACATTTATTCTGTAATCTCCAGTAATGTCAGAAAAACCTGGATAATTATGATTTTATTTATTTTGTTTATTTCCACTTTAGGATTCATCTATGGAAAAGCATTTGCCAATGCTGGATTTTTTTATGCAGGAGTAGCATTTTGTCTTGCTTTGTTATCAAGTATCCTTAGCTATTATTTCTCAGATCAAGCAATATTAAGAGTAACTCAAGCAAAAAGAATTCAATTTTCTGACAACCCCCAACTTTTTAGAATTGTTGAAAATCTCTCAATTGGTTTAGGAATTCCCATGCCTAAAATATATATTATTGAAGATACCTCACCTAATGCTTTTGCAACAGGACGCGACCCCCAACATGCAACCATAGGAGTAACTTCGGGATTACTTCAATTACTCAACAAAGTCGAACTGGAGGGAGTCATTGCACACGAATTATCACACATTAAAAACTATGATATTCGACTTATGACAGTTGTTGCTGTACTTGTAGGTTTTGTCGCTCTACTTGCTGACATTTTTACAAGACATATCTGGAATTCTGGAGAAAAAAGTCATCGAGGAGGATCGGCATTATTTGTACTAATAGGAATAATTTTTGCCCTTATTTCTCCATTAATTGCTACACTTTTCCAGCTTGCTATATCTCGTAAAAGAGAATTTTTAGCAGATGCTTCAGGAGCACTGTTAACTCGCTATCCAGATGGTCTTGCCAACGCTCTTGAAAAAATTGCTTCTAATAAAAGACCTCTAAAATACGCTACAAATGCTACTGCACATTTATTTATAGTAAATCCATTTAGAGATAAAGAAATTTCACACTGGTTTTCTTCACTTTTTAATACACATCCACCAATAGAAGAACGGATAAAAATACTCCGAGAAATGTAA
- the pyrG gene encoding CTP synthetase yields the protein MPRSKVVPNKMKYIFVSGGVISGIGKGLTSSSIALLLKSAGYKVAPIKFENYLNIDAGTINPIEHGDPFLCEDGTETDMDIGSYEKFLDEDMGKDNFVTMGRIYQTVIEKERRFEYNGEDVEAIPHITDEIISRIQNLGKKKKADIVLIELGGTAGEYQNILYYEASRILTLKNPGDVIHIHVSYVPTPPHLGEPKTKPTQLSVRTLNSMGIQPDFIIARSEKYLDKRRRDRFALFCNMHPEDIISNPDLPTIYDIPLMLHKQDLDKKILQKLGLPAKKPKLKQWEALVERVKAPKKKSVEIAIVGKYFAAGDYQLKDSYAALFDALDHAGIHEDVTVKTRWVDAEKVTEDTLESTIGLPDGIIVPIGWGERGAEGMITAANYARVAKIPYLGLCYGMQLAVVAFARNVLKLHGANTEENDPKAQHKVIHFIPTQKELVEKRAYGGTMRLGGWEAIVKKGTLAYELYDRYNGFINKAKGLTSERHRHRYEFNNKYAKEFEKNGFIISARSVSENLVEIVELSRNIHPFYLGTQGHPEYKSRPLRPHPIFLGFIQATVAQSLQGK from the coding sequence GTGCCCCGTAGTAAAGTTGTCCCTAACAAAATGAAATATATTTTTGTTTCTGGAGGAGTAATCTCTGGAATTGGAAAGGGATTAACCTCATCGTCTATAGCTCTTCTACTAAAATCTGCAGGATATAAAGTAGCCCCTATAAAATTTGAGAATTACCTTAATATCGATGCTGGAACAATTAATCCTATAGAACATGGTGATCCCTTTCTTTGCGAGGATGGTACTGAGACAGATATGGATATTGGATCCTACGAGAAATTTCTTGATGAAGATATGGGGAAAGATAACTTTGTTACCATGGGAAGAATCTATCAAACTGTTATTGAGAAGGAGCGACGGTTTGAATATAATGGAGAAGATGTTGAAGCTATTCCTCATATAACAGATGAGATTATTTCAAGAATACAAAATCTAGGAAAGAAGAAAAAAGCAGATATTGTTCTCATCGAATTAGGAGGTACTGCGGGAGAGTATCAAAACATTCTTTATTATGAAGCATCACGTATCTTAACTCTTAAAAATCCTGGTGATGTTATTCATATTCATGTTAGTTATGTTCCAACACCTCCTCATTTAGGAGAGCCTAAAACAAAACCTACACAATTATCAGTTAGAACTCTCAACTCAATGGGAATTCAGCCTGATTTTATCATTGCCAGATCTGAGAAATATTTAGACAAAAGAAGAAGAGATAGATTCGCTCTATTTTGCAACATGCATCCTGAAGATATTATCTCCAATCCTGACTTACCGACTATTTACGATATACCCCTTATGCTTCACAAACAAGATCTCGATAAGAAAATACTTCAAAAACTTGGTCTTCCTGCCAAAAAACCAAAACTGAAGCAATGGGAAGCATTAGTAGAGAGGGTAAAAGCTCCAAAGAAAAAATCAGTTGAAATTGCAATTGTTGGCAAGTATTTTGCAGCTGGAGATTATCAACTTAAAGATTCTTATGCAGCACTTTTTGATGCTCTAGATCATGCCGGAATACATGAAGATGTGACAGTTAAGACGCGTTGGGTTGATGCTGAAAAAGTAACTGAAGATACATTAGAAAGCACAATTGGACTTCCAGATGGGATTATTGTACCAATCGGTTGGGGTGAAAGAGGAGCAGAAGGTATGATAACAGCAGCTAACTATGCTCGAGTAGCCAAAATTCCATATCTTGGATTATGTTATGGAATGCAGTTGGCTGTTGTTGCATTTGCTCGGAATGTATTAAAACTACATGGTGCAAATACAGAAGAAAATGATCCTAAAGCTCAGCATAAAGTAATACATTTTATTCCCACACAAAAAGAGCTTGTTGAAAAACGAGCCTATGGTGGAACTATGAGACTTGGTGGATGGGAAGCAATTGTAAAAAAGGGTACGCTAGCATATGAACTCTATGACAGATATAATGGTTTTATCAACAAAGCAAAAGGACTTACGAGTGAAAGACATCGCCACCGTTACGAATTTAATAATAAATACGCAAAGGAGTTTGAGAAAAATGGCTTTATCATAAGCGCACGTTCTGTTAGTGAAAATCTTGTTGAAATTGTTGAACTTTCTCGCAATATACATCCCTTTTATCTAGGCACTCAAGGACATCCTGAATATAAGAGTCGTCCTCTGCGTCCACATCCTATTTTTTTGGGATTTATACAAGCAACAGTTGCTCAAAGCTTGCAAGGAAAATAA